In one window of Skermanella rosea DNA:
- a CDS encoding TauD/TfdA dioxygenase family protein, translating into MSPSSTLLDDIDVVPVSPVLGAEIRGIDLSRGLDDRQYERVNQALLDHRVIVFRGQHLSDDDLLAFSRRFGTLDKAPPNENGKQFVPGYEEIYVISNVVENGVAIGALGAGEASWHTDMSFLPDPPLGSVLYSLEVPPAGGDTWFLNTVLAYRSLPDDLRARVDGLSLKHDSTTNSGGFIRYGYEKPTDLATSPGTVHPLVITHPESGDRALYLGRRLNAFVVGLPIGEGEALLDELWAHVAKPEFTWAHSWRKGDLVMWDNRVTMHRRDSFDNQYRRLMHRTQIRARHKA; encoded by the coding sequence ATGAGCCCGAGCTCGACGCTTCTCGACGACATCGACGTGGTCCCGGTCTCGCCCGTGCTGGGCGCCGAGATCAGGGGCATCGACCTGTCCCGCGGCCTGGACGACCGCCAGTACGAGCGGGTCAACCAGGCGCTGCTCGACCACCGCGTGATCGTGTTCCGCGGCCAGCACCTGTCCGACGACGACCTGCTGGCCTTCAGCCGCCGATTCGGTACCCTGGACAAGGCGCCGCCCAACGAGAACGGCAAGCAGTTCGTGCCCGGCTACGAGGAGATCTACGTGATTTCCAACGTGGTCGAGAACGGCGTCGCGATCGGGGCGCTCGGCGCCGGCGAGGCGTCCTGGCACACCGACATGTCGTTCCTGCCCGATCCGCCGCTGGGCAGCGTGCTCTATTCGCTGGAAGTCCCGCCGGCCGGGGGAGACACCTGGTTCCTGAACACGGTGCTGGCCTACCGGTCGCTGCCCGACGACCTGCGCGCCCGGGTAGACGGCCTGTCGCTGAAGCATGACAGCACGACCAACAGCGGCGGCTTCATCCGCTATGGCTACGAGAAGCCGACCGACCTGGCGACCTCGCCCGGGACAGTCCATCCGCTGGTGATCACCCACCCGGAAAGCGGCGACCGCGCCCTGTACCTGGGCCGCCGGCTGAACGCCTTCGTCGTCGGCCTGCCGATCGGGGAGGGCGAGGCCCTGCTGGACGAGCTGTGGGCCCACGTCGCCAAGCCAGAATTCACCTGGGCGCATTCCTGGCGGAAGGGCGACTTGGTGATGTGGGACAACCGGGTCACCATGCATCGCCGCGACAGCTTCGACAACCAGTACCGCCGCCTGATGCACCGCACCCAGATCCGGGCGCGGCACAAGGCTTGA
- a CDS encoding ABC transporter ATP-binding protein, which produces MEASKAMGRVLPFAPQDADPGVLLDVDNVTLQYKTESRLVTATYKVDFQVHRGDRFVLLGPSGCGKSSLLKAVAGFLKPVEGTIRLNGAPVRGPGPDRMVVFQEFDQLLPWKTVQQNVVFPLRARGVPAREAEERARAYIAKVGLDRFRESYPHTLSGGMKQRVAIARAMATEPEILLMDEPFAALDALTRRRMQEELLQLWDDVRFTVLFVTHSIEEAIIVGNRILVLSPHPGQVKAELNSHAFGHDKSEGFAALENRIHTMLFAEQQPAPFRGAPSPGAPSVTRAARP; this is translated from the coding sequence ATGGAGGCATCGAAAGCCATGGGCCGGGTTCTCCCCTTCGCCCCGCAGGACGCCGACCCCGGAGTCCTTCTCGACGTCGACAACGTGACGCTCCAGTACAAGACGGAGTCGCGTCTCGTCACCGCCACCTACAAGGTAGATTTCCAGGTCCACCGGGGCGACCGCTTCGTGCTGCTGGGCCCGTCGGGCTGCGGCAAGAGCAGCCTGCTGAAGGCCGTCGCCGGCTTCCTCAAGCCGGTCGAGGGCACCATCCGGCTGAACGGCGCGCCGGTCCGCGGCCCCGGTCCCGACCGCATGGTGGTCTTCCAGGAGTTCGACCAGCTCCTGCCGTGGAAGACGGTCCAGCAGAACGTCGTGTTCCCGCTGCGCGCCCGCGGCGTTCCGGCGCGCGAGGCGGAGGAGCGGGCGCGCGCCTACATCGCCAAGGTCGGGCTGGACCGTTTCCGGGAGTCCTACCCGCACACCCTGTCGGGCGGCATGAAGCAGCGGGTGGCCATCGCCCGCGCCATGGCGACCGAGCCGGAAATCCTGCTGATGGACGAGCCCTTCGCGGCGCTCGACGCGCTGACCCGCCGCCGCATGCAGGAGGAGCTGCTCCAGCTCTGGGACGACGTGCGCTTCACCGTTCTGTTCGTCACCCACTCCATCGAGGAGGCGATCATCGTCGGCAACCGCATCCTGGTGCTGTCGCCCCATCCCGGACAGGTCAAGGCGGAGCTGAACTCCCACGCCTTCGGCCACGACAAGAGCGAGGGCTTCGCGGCCCTGGAAAACCGCATCCACACCATGCTGTTCGCCGAGCAGCAGCCGGCCCCATTCCGGGGAGCCCCGTCCCCGGGAGCCCCGTCCGTGACCAGGGCCGCCCGTCCATGA
- a CDS encoding ABC transporter permease: MTAHPQRLVPSVRPEFERGVTDAGVIGDISRPLSAWERLTGNTLARRIFILVLLGAAWQGYAVWTQNPLMFPTLSETLATLWTSLVDGTLIERCVTSLRVLVVGYAAGIAAASVLTMLAVTTRFGNDLLSTLTSMFNPLPAIALLPLALLWFGLGEGSLTFVLVHAVLWPMALNTHSGFMGVSETLRMAGQNYGLKGLRYVLLILVPAALPSILTGLKIGWAFAWRTLIAAELVFGVSSGAGGIGWFIYENRNQLEIPSVFAGLLMVIIIGLLVESVVFRTLEIHTVRKWGMQR; encoded by the coding sequence ATGACCGCCCATCCGCAACGCCTGGTCCCCTCGGTCCGGCCGGAGTTCGAGCGCGGCGTGACCGACGCCGGCGTGATCGGCGACATCAGCCGGCCGCTGTCGGCCTGGGAGCGGCTGACCGGGAACACGCTGGCCCGGCGGATCTTCATCCTGGTCCTGCTGGGCGCCGCCTGGCAGGGCTATGCCGTCTGGACCCAGAACCCGCTGATGTTCCCGACCCTGTCGGAGACGCTGGCGACGCTCTGGACCAGCCTGGTGGACGGGACGCTGATCGAGCGCTGCGTGACCTCGCTCCGCGTCCTGGTGGTGGGTTATGCCGCCGGCATCGCCGCGGCGTCGGTGCTGACCATGCTGGCGGTCACCACCCGCTTCGGCAACGACCTGCTGAGCACCCTCACCAGCATGTTCAACCCGCTGCCGGCGATCGCCCTGCTGCCGCTGGCGCTGCTGTGGTTCGGCCTGGGCGAGGGCAGCCTGACCTTCGTGCTGGTCCACGCCGTGCTGTGGCCGATGGCGCTCAACACCCATTCCGGCTTCATGGGCGTCAGCGAGACCCTCCGCATGGCCGGGCAGAACTACGGCCTGAAGGGCCTGCGCTACGTCCTGCTGATCCTGGTGCCCGCGGCGCTGCCGTCGATCCTGACCGGCCTGAAGATCGGCTGGGCCTTCGCCTGGCGTACCCTGATTGCCGCCGAACTGGTGTTCGGTGTCAGCTCCGGGGCCGGCGGCATCGGCTGGTTCATCTATGAAAACCGCAACCAGCTGGAGATCCCGAGCGTCTTCGCCGGGCTGCTGATGGTCATCATCATCGGCCTGCTGGTCGAGAGCGTGGTCTTCCGAACCCTCGAAATCCATACCGTCAGAAAATGGGGAATGCAGCGATGA
- a CDS encoding O-acetylhomoserine aminocarboxypropyltransferase/cysteine synthase family protein: MSATGNTPDSPNPGAPHPETLVLHAGYRSDPATGAVAVPIYQTTSYQFEHTEHAANLFALKELGNIYTRIMNPTTDVLEKRIAALEGGVAALAVSSGQAASALAVQNLAQAGDNIVSSTNLYGGTWNLFANTLKQQGIEVRFVDPADPENFRRATDDRTRAYYAETLPNPKLTVFPIREVADIGRPLGIPLIVDNTAAPILARPFDHGAAVIVYSTTKYIGGHGTSIGGMIVDSGSFDWAADPERQPLLNQPDPSYHGAVWVEAVKGIGPVAYIIKARTTLLRDLGCALSPFNAFQILQGLETLPLRIREHSRNAASVAEYLSKHPNVTKVIYPGLQQGNERRCADAYLRGGYGGLVGFELQGGREAGRRFIDSLKLLYHVANIGDARSLAIHPASTTHSQLSMEEQFATGVSEGYVRLSIGIEHIDDIIADLEQALGQAGG; this comes from the coding sequence ATGAGCGCCACCGGCAACACCCCCGATTCCCCGAACCCCGGCGCCCCGCACCCGGAAACCCTGGTGCTGCATGCCGGATACCGGTCCGACCCGGCGACCGGCGCCGTCGCCGTGCCGATCTACCAGACCACGTCGTACCAGTTCGAGCACACCGAGCACGCCGCCAACCTGTTCGCCCTGAAGGAACTGGGCAACATCTACACCCGCATCATGAACCCCACGACCGACGTGCTGGAGAAGCGCATCGCGGCCCTGGAGGGCGGCGTGGCGGCACTGGCGGTCAGTTCGGGCCAGGCGGCCTCGGCCCTGGCGGTGCAGAACCTGGCGCAGGCGGGCGACAACATCGTCAGTTCGACCAACCTGTACGGCGGGACCTGGAACCTGTTCGCCAATACCCTGAAGCAGCAGGGCATCGAGGTCCGGTTCGTCGATCCGGCGGACCCGGAGAATTTCCGCCGCGCCACCGACGACCGCACCCGCGCCTATTACGCCGAGACGCTGCCCAATCCCAAGCTGACCGTGTTCCCGATCCGCGAGGTCGCCGACATCGGCCGGCCATTGGGAATCCCGCTGATCGTGGACAATACCGCCGCCCCGATCCTGGCCCGTCCCTTCGACCACGGCGCCGCGGTCATCGTCTATTCCACCACCAAATATATCGGCGGCCACGGCACCTCGATCGGCGGCATGATCGTGGACAGCGGCAGCTTCGACTGGGCCGCCGACCCGGAACGCCAGCCGCTGCTGAACCAGCCGGATCCCAGCTACCACGGCGCCGTCTGGGTCGAGGCGGTCAAGGGGATCGGCCCCGTCGCCTACATCATCAAGGCGCGCACCACCCTGCTGCGCGACCTCGGCTGCGCGCTCAGCCCGTTCAACGCCTTCCAGATCCTCCAGGGGCTGGAGACGCTGCCGCTCCGCATCCGCGAGCACAGCCGGAACGCGGCCTCCGTCGCCGAGTACCTGTCCAAGCATCCCAACGTGACCAAGGTGATCTACCCCGGCCTCCAGCAGGGGAACGAGCGCCGGTGCGCCGACGCCTATCTCAGGGGCGGCTATGGCGGCCTGGTCGGTTTCGAGCTGCAGGGCGGCCGCGAGGCGGGCCGGCGCTTCATCGACAGCCTCAAGCTGCTCTACCACGTCGCCAACATCGGCGATGCGCGCAGCCTGGCGATCCACCCCGCCAGCACGACGCACTCGCAATTGTCCATGGAGGAGCAGTTCGCCACCGGCGTCAGCGAGGGCTATGTCCGCCTGTCCATCGGCATCGAGCATATCGACGACATCATCGCCGACCTGGAACAGGCCCTGGGGCAAGCCGGCGGTTAA
- a CDS encoding ABC transporter substrate-binding protein, which yields MAINRLVGSGSRSVRRLVAGGIAAALCLVAAQASAEVSTVRFARQLGLGYLQLYVAQDLKLVEKHAKQAGLGDVTATYAPLGSPSAVNDALLSGSADLAAAGIPPFLILWDKTRGNIGVRALATLNSQPAYLNTNRPDVKSLADFTEKDRIAVPTVKLSYQAIILQMAAEQAFGEGRHAKLDTMTVSLSHPEATISLLSGRTEVTGSFTSPPFQYQQLESDKVHRVLSSYDVLGGPGSFSALWATGRFVENNPKTAKAVLAAMDEASAFIRENPAKAAEIYIRLDNSKLAPEFVQRIIADPEIQYSTTPQNILKYTDFMSRIGTLKNKPETWQELFFPDLHDRAGS from the coding sequence ATGGCGATCAACAGGCTTGTCGGGTCGGGAAGCAGGTCGGTGCGCAGGCTGGTCGCCGGCGGCATCGCCGCGGCCCTGTGCCTCGTCGCCGCCCAGGCGTCGGCCGAGGTCTCGACCGTCCGGTTCGCCCGGCAGCTCGGCCTGGGATATCTCCAGCTCTACGTGGCGCAGGACCTGAAGCTGGTCGAGAAGCACGCGAAGCAGGCGGGGCTCGGCGACGTGACCGCGACCTACGCGCCGCTGGGCAGCCCCTCCGCGGTCAACGACGCGCTGCTGTCCGGCAGCGCCGATCTGGCCGCCGCCGGCATCCCGCCGTTCCTGATCCTGTGGGACAAGACCCGCGGCAATATCGGCGTGCGGGCGCTGGCGACGTTGAACTCCCAGCCGGCCTACCTGAACACCAACCGGCCGGATGTGAAATCCCTCGCCGATTTCACGGAGAAGGACCGGATCGCGGTTCCGACCGTCAAGCTGTCGTACCAGGCGATCATCCTCCAGATGGCCGCGGAGCAGGCGTTCGGCGAAGGCCGGCATGCCAAGCTCGATACCATGACCGTGTCGCTGAGCCATCCGGAGGCGACGATCTCCCTGCTGTCGGGCCGGACCGAGGTGACGGGCAGCTTCACCAGCCCGCCGTTCCAGTACCAGCAGCTCGAGAGCGACAAGGTCCACCGGGTGCTCAGCTCCTACGACGTGCTGGGCGGCCCCGGTTCGTTCAGCGCGCTGTGGGCCACCGGCCGCTTCGTCGAGAACAACCCGAAGACGGCCAAGGCGGTGCTGGCGGCCATGGACGAGGCGAGCGCCTTCATCCGGGAGAACCCGGCCAAGGCGGCGGAGATCTATATCCGCCTCGACAACTCCAAGCTGGCGCCGGAGTTCGTCCAGCGGATCATCGCCGATCCGGAGATCCAGTACTCCACGACGCCGCAGAACATCCTGAAATACACCGATTTCATGTCCCGCATCGGCACCCTGAAGAACAAGCCCGAAACCTGGCAGGAGCTGTTCTTCCCCGACCTGCACGACCGTGCGGGAAGCTGA